The stretch of DNA CCACGGGTCATCGACGCCTACCTCGGGGCGGCGGGGGCCCGCGTGGCGGCGGGCCGGGACGCATGACGGGCGCCGCGCTGCGCGTCGAGCACGTGACCGCCGGCTACCAGCCCGAGATCGACGTGCTGGCCGGCGTCACCCTGCGCGCGGACCCGGGGCGGATCACCGCGGTGATCGGGCCGAACGGCGCCGGAAAGTCGACGCTGCTGCGCGTCGTCTTCGGCCTGCTGCCGCCGCGCGCCGGGCGCGTTCTTCTCGACGGGCGCGATCTCGCCGGGCTGCGGCCGGACGGGCGCAAGCGGCTCGGCGTCGGCTATGTGCCGCAGGGCGCCAGCACGTTTCCGCAGATGACCGTGGAGGAGACGCTGCGCCTCGGCGGGTGGACGATCCGGCACCGGCCGTCCGCGCTGCGTGAGCGGCTCGCGCACGTCTACGAACTCTTTCCCGCGCTGGTCCCGCTGCGCCGCTCGAGGGCCGCGGTCCTGAGCGGCGGCCAGTTGAGGCTGCTCTCGGTCGCGAAGGAACTCGTGGTGATGCCGTCGCTTCTGCTCGTCGACGAGCCGACGACCGGGCTCGCGCCGCGGGTCGCCGGCGACGTGTACACGCTCCTCGCGCACAGCCGCGCCCTCGGCATCACGGTGCTGCTCGTCGATCAGAACATCGTCGAGGCGGTCCGGATCGCGGACGACGTCTATCTGTTCGGGATGGGCCGCGTGCAGCGTGAAGGCCCCGGGACCGTGTTCGCCGCGGACCTGCCGGGCATCGTTCGCTCCGCGCTCGTGGGAACGGAGGAGACGCACAGTACGGGTGGAGGTGGGGAACCATGAGACGTGTTGTGCTGCTCGTCATCGCGGCGGTGCTGGCCGCGGCCGCCGCCGGACTGACGCGGGACGGCGGCTGGGCCGCGCCCGCGCCGATCACACTCGGCGTGCTGACGCCGCTGTCGCCGCCGGGCGACGCCTCCGCGGGCCAGTTGATCTCGCGCGGGGCGGAAGTCGGCGTCTCCTACATCAACGCGGTGATGGGCGGCGTTTTCGGGCCGAAGACGCAGTGCAGCCTGCCCGCCACGCCGGTGCGCCTGGCGGTCGAAGACGACAGCGGGACCCCGGAAAAGGCCGTCGCCGGTTTCCGGCGGCTCGCGACCGAGGACCACGCCGTGGGGGTGTGGGGCCAGTTCCACAGCTCGGCGATGCTCGCCGCCGCGCCGCTCGCCGACGAGCTCGCCGTGCCGTTCATTTCAACGCAGGCGTCGGCGGGCGACATCACCGGCAAGCACTTCGCCGCGGTGTTTCGCACCCACGCGATCGATCCGGACCGCGCGCGCGCCTGGACCGGGTTCATCCAGGCGCAGGGCTGGCACAAGGTGGCGATGCTGGCCGAGAATACCGACTACGGCATCGGCCTGATCGAGGCGACGAAGGCCGAGATCGCCGCGCGCAAGGCCGCGATTGCGCTGGACGCGGTGCTCTTCGACCGGACGTCGGCCGACCTCACGCCGCAGCTGCTGAAGTTCAAGGCCTCGCGGCCCGACCTGCTGCTCAACGTCGGCGTCGGCACGCCGGCGTACCTGATCGCGAAGCAGGCGCGCGACGTGGGCCTGTTCCCGCAGACGCCGATGCTCGGCTCGTACGACTTTCCGGTGCGCCCCGAATTCTGGAAGAACCTCGGTTCCGGCGGCACGTACATGATGTTCATCTCCTACTACCATCCGAAGATGGCGCTCTCGCCGCTCGGCCGGTGGGCCGCGCTCGAGTACGCGAAGCGGTACCATGACACGGCGATCTACTCCAACCTCAACTCGTTCGGCGACGCGGTGATCCTCGCCCAGGCGATGAACCAGGCGTGCAGCGCCGAGCCGAAGCGGATCATCGCGGCGCTGGAGCGCGGCAGGTTCGACACCTGGATCGGCGCGCCGGGCTCGGTGAGGTTCCCGCGGGCGGCCGGGCTGGCCTGGCACCAGTGGTCGCCGCCGCTCATCGTGCTGCAGTACACGACGCCCGACGAGACCTACGACAAGGCGCCGATC from bacterium encodes:
- a CDS encoding ATP-binding cassette domain-containing protein: MTGAALRVEHVTAGYQPEIDVLAGVTLRADPGRITAVIGPNGAGKSTLLRVVFGLLPPRAGRVLLDGRDLAGLRPDGRKRLGVGYVPQGASTFPQMTVEETLRLGGWTIRHRPSALRERLAHVYELFPALVPLRRSRAAVLSGGQLRLLSVAKELVVMPSLLLVDEPTTGLAPRVAGDVYTLLAHSRALGITVLLVDQNIVEAVRIADDVYLFGMGRVQREGPGTVFAADLPGIVRSALVGTEETHSTGGGGEP
- a CDS encoding ABC transporter substrate-binding protein, with amino-acid sequence MRRVVLLVIAAVLAAAAAGLTRDGGWAAPAPITLGVLTPLSPPGDASAGQLISRGAEVGVSYINAVMGGVFGPKTQCSLPATPVRLAVEDDSGTPEKAVAGFRRLATEDHAVGVWGQFHSSAMLAAAPLADELAVPFISTQASAGDITGKHFAAVFRTHAIDPDRARAWTGFIQAQGWHKVAMLAENTDYGIGLIEATKAEIAARKAAIALDAVLFDRTSADLTPQLLKFKASRPDLLLNVGVGTPAYLIAKQARDVGLFPQTPMLGSYDFPVRPEFWKNLGSGGTYMMFISYYHPKMALSPLGRWAALEYAKRYHDTAIYSNLNSFGDAVILAQAMNQACSAEPKRIIAALERGRFDTWIGAPGSVRFPRAAGLAWHQWSPPLIVLQYTTPDETYDKAPILYPPALRTGSYTPPR